One segment of Anastrepha obliqua isolate idAnaObli1 chromosome 3, idAnaObli1_1.0, whole genome shotgun sequence DNA contains the following:
- the LOC129240998 gene encoding insulin-like growth factor-binding protein complex acid labile subunit, producing MVQRKFPIVLILIALISQRILLLVAQKCVALEGEDYFGIYSCRGVQTLGEIEEELTASWRGIVVRNRKEEFFDLSAQSGEQLQQSSWAQIIELDLSQSGALNLGDNGFSLFTALERLNITNAQLEDLKPRYFPNPVKLKYLDASWNDFQKLKANNFKSFSQLKVANFSQNNIQRIETGAFAALTQLQYLNLDNNALTNASIGACSGLKELTLSDNDIKQLSAYDFVGLPQLRHLKITSNSIRSIANYAFEPLRSLAVLNLAGNALHQLSAETFRGLERAPLQYLDLSSNDISTLPAQLFASLSKLQILNLSSNRLVSLPAELFTGLTLLRKVYVHDNDIGSIVPNTFANLTALDMLDLSGNNIQQLDALVFGATTLPRFRKLTLKSNSLKHIHPLAFAALPSMEYLSIGNNDLTTLDVRTFAPMRRLQKFHLGHNLLEEISEKVLDTLNDLSELLLDNNQLSFLPKMDVTAFPKLRKISLEGNPWQCNCLDDLFDWLNAKNVDYFRRQSPYYQGQRPLCFVTDKDVCVRDLATVKEIGFPLLYESIAHSKERE from the exons ATGGTCCAACGTAAATTTCCAATCGTATTGATACTAATCGCATTAATAAGCCAACGAATACTGCTGTTAGTGGCGCAGAAATGCGTAGCATTAGAAGGTGAAGACTATTTTGGAATCTACAGCTGCCGGGGAGTGCAGACGCTTGGTGAAATAGAAGAGGAATTGACGGCCAGTTGGCGCGGTATTGTTGTGCGAAATCGCAAAGAAGAGTTCTTCGACCTTTCAG CGCAATCAGGCGAGCAACTGCAACAATCGAGCTGGGCACAGATCATAGAATTGGACTTATCACAGTCTGGCGCTTTAAATCTAGGGGATAATGGATTTAGTTTGTTCACTGCCTTGGAGCGTTTGAATATAACAAATGCACAACTGGAAGATTTGAAACCCCGATATTTTCCTAACCCTGTCAAATTAAAGTATCTCGATGCTAGTTGgaatgattttcaaaaattgaaggcGAATAATTTCAAGAGCTTTTCGCAATTGAAAGTtgcgaatttttcacaaaataatatACAGCGTATCGAAACAGGTGCCTTTGCTGCGCTCACGCAATTACAGTACCTAAACTTGGATAACAACGCGTTGACGAACGCGTCCATTGGTGCCTGCAGTGGGCTGAAAGAGTTAACGCTTAGTGATAATGACATTAAACAG TTGTCTGCATATGACTTTGTGGGCTTGCCGCAGCTGAGACACTTGAAGATCACCTCCAATAGTATTCGCAGCATCGCAAATTACGCATTCGAGCCGCTCAGAAGTCTAGCAGTACTCAATCTTGCGGGCAATGCTTTGCATCAACTTTCTGCAGAAACCTTTCGCGGTCTGGAACGGGCCCCGCTACAATACTTGGATCTCAGTTCCAATGATATAAGCACGCTGCCGGCTCAGCTGTTTGCATCCTTAagcaaattacaaattttgaatCTCTCCAGCAATCGATTGGTTTCGCTGCCTGCCGAATTATTCACAGGATTGACGCTGCTGCGTAAAGTGTATGTGCATGACAATGATATCGGCAGCATCGTACCAAATACTTTCGCAAATCTCACTGCGCTCGATATGCTGGATTTATCTGGGAACAACATACAACAGCTGGATGCGTTGGTGTTTGGCGCAACGACCTTACCACGCTTCCGAAAGCTCACGCTTAAGAGTAACAGCTTGAAGCATATTCACCCTCTAGCTTTCGCTGCGTTGCCTTCTATGGAATATCTCTCGATAGGCAACAATGACTTAACCACATTGGATGTGCGCACATTTGCGCCAATGCGTCGTCTGCAGAAGTTCCATCTAGGCCATAATTTGCTTGAAGAAATATCTGAAAAAGTACTCGACACTCTTAATGATTTGTCGGAACTTTTGCTGGACAATAATCAATTATCCTTCCTACCGAAAATGGATGTCACAGCATTTCCCAAATTGCGTAAAATTTCTTTGGAAGGTAATCCGTGGCAATGCAATTGCCTTGATGATTTGTTCGATTGGTTGAATGCCAAAAATGTGGACTACTTCAGGCGGCAGAGTCCCTACTATCAGGGGCAGAGACCCCTGTGTTTTGTGACGGATAAAGATGTGTGCGTGAGAGACTTGGCAACTGTAAAAGAGATTGGATTTCCACTTCTGTATGAAAGTATAGCACATAGCAAAGAAAGAGAATAA
- the LOC129241932 gene encoding uncharacterized protein LOC129241932: protein MALPLAPRRASIAWEKPTATAPTTAATLTQTSAAGTAIHAPTANIYKPVKITLIGEPLKQWQWNAASNGKTTAAVQSNGNTSTISNGGVKGVKSETNGGGGGAGDGNWNGRNKSNGNSDGMCNGLTNGLSKEFKNGLCNGAADSYGSNGYSRTNGSSNNYKVKAIGGVGNGKQLGCGSVVDLHNGQQNQMIYQQQQNHHVHKPHIKQALLPPGQQQQQQQKTQLASRNSHQQQQKPLQVYQTPNGTNGSNANFNPTVTIV from the exons ATGGCA TTGCCATTGGCACCGCGACGTGCTTCGATCGCGTGGGAAAAACCAACAGCGACAGCACCCACAACAGCCGCCACGCTGACCCAGACATCAGCTGCTGGCACAGCAATACACGCGCCAACCGCAAACATTTACAAACCCGTAAAAATTACACTAATCGGCGAGCCATTGAAGCAATGGCAATGGAATGCTGCCAGCAATGGGAAGACGACTGCTGCTGTGCAAAGTAATGGCAACACCAGCACAATCAGCAATGGTGGCGTCAAAGGTGTAAAGAGTGAAACGAATGGTGGCGGTGGGGGTGCTGGTGATGGTAATTGGAATGGTCGAAATAAAAGTAACGGTAATAGTGATGGGATGTGTAATGGTCTCACCAATGGCCTTTCCAAAGAGTTCAAGAACGGATTGTGCAATGGTGCGGCTGATTCGTATGGCAGCAATGGATATTCTCGTACAAATGGTAGCAGCAATAATTACAAGGTAAAAGCAATTGGCGGTGTTGGCAATGGCAAGCAGCTGGGTTGCGGTAGTGTTGTTGATTTGCATAATGGCCAACAAAACCAGATGATctatcagcaacaacaaaatcatcatgtgcATAAACCTCATATAAAACAGGCGCTGCTTCCACcaggacaacaacaacaacaacaacaaaaaacacaacttGCAAGCAGAAATAGCCATCAACAGCAGCAAAAGCCACTGCAAGTTTATCAAACGCCAAATGGCACTAATGGCAGTAATGCCAATTTCAATCCAACAGTTACTATAGTCTGA